One region of Arcobacter sp. CECT 8983 genomic DNA includes:
- the argJ gene encoding bifunctional glutamate N-acetyltransferase/amino-acid acetyltransferase ArgJ: MFTILPIKGYIDQIDGFYCDGIHAGLKPNGNKDLGFIYSDTLCDVEAVFTKNKFQAAPLKHYQMYEKGFQSNFVLINSKNANAMTGQKGIDDINEIFSSINHKIVNPIMSSTGVIGNPLPKEKIIVGANSFDLSSKSGQNLSEAIMTTDAYPKTCMYEVKIDEEKSFKIGAVAKGAGMINPNLATMLCFICTDAAIPKEDMKELLEEASHTTFNAISVDGDTSTNDTVLLMSNKKSLSYDKEAFKEVLKLVMHDLAMLMVADGEGAKKAVAFEVVGAKNDEEAETAAKALSNSLLVKTALFGEDPNFGRIASTIGASQIECDETKLTISYNDVKVYENGVILFDEVCEAKAAEVLKNCEFKILCDIGLGEGKFTAYGCDLGYKYVEINADYRS, translated from the coding sequence ATGTTTACAATCTTACCAATAAAAGGTTATATAGACCAAATTGATGGTTTTTACTGTGATGGTATTCATGCAGGATTAAAACCAAATGGAAATAAAGACTTAGGTTTTATTTATTCTGATACTCTTTGTGATGTGGAAGCAGTTTTTACTAAAAATAAATTTCAAGCAGCTCCACTTAAGCATTATCAAATGTATGAAAAAGGTTTTCAGTCAAATTTTGTACTTATCAATTCTAAAAATGCAAATGCAATGACAGGACAAAAAGGAATTGATGATATAAATGAAATTTTTTCTTCTATAAATCACAAAATTGTAAATCCAATTATGAGTTCAACTGGGGTTATAGGAAATCCTCTTCCAAAAGAGAAAATTATTGTAGGAGCTAACTCTTTTGATTTAAGTTCAAAAAGTGGGCAAAATCTTTCAGAAGCTATTATGACAACAGATGCTTATCCTAAAACTTGCATGTATGAAGTAAAAATTGATGAAGAAAAGTCATTTAAAATAGGTGCAGTAGCAAAGGGTGCAGGAATGATAAATCCAAATCTTGCAACAATGCTTTGTTTTATTTGTACTGATGCAGCCATTCCAAAAGAAGATATGAAAGAACTTTTAGAAGAAGCTTCTCATACTACTTTTAATGCAATATCAGTTGATGGTGATACTTCTACAAATGATACAGTTCTTTTAATGTCTAATAAAAAATCTTTATCTTATGACAAAGAAGCATTTAAAGAGGTTTTAAAACTTGTAATGCATGATCTAGCAATGTTAATGGTTGCAGATGGGGAAGGTGCTAAAAAAGCAGTTGCTTTTGAAGTAGTAGGAGCAAAAAATGATGAAGAAGCTGAAACTGCTGCAAAAGCATTATCAAACTCACTTTTAGTAAAAACTGCACTTTTTGGAGAAGATCCAAACTTTGGAAGAATTGCATCAACTATTGGTGCAAGTCAAATTGAGTGTGATGAAACTAAATTAACTATTTCATATAATGACGTAAAAGTTTATGAAAATGGTGTTATTTTATTTGATGAAGTATGTGAAGCAAAAGCAGCAGAAGTACTTAAAAACTGTGAATTTAAGATTTTATGTGATATTGGATTAGGTGAAGGTAAGTTTACTGCATATGGGTGTGATTTAGGTTACAAATATGTTGAAATTAATGCTGATTATAGAAGTTAA
- the hemE gene encoding uroporphyrinogen decarboxylase gives MSKIFVDACLRKETPYTPVWMMRQAGRYLPEYMEVRAQAGSFLKLCHDPKKACEVTIQPLDIVGVDAAILFSDILVIPDEMGMDLEFIKGFGPKFNDPLQTEEDLDRLIGGEEAADKLTYVYETIKLLKKELPEDKALIGFTGAPWTLATYMIEGQGTKTYNICKKMMYSNPEFLHKILRKVTDVVKHYMIKQIEAGADVVQIFDSWAAAIEPGKYDEFSWKYMVEIAEYIKEKYPEIPVIMFPKGVAAFIERGGVYGNFDVFGVDWGTPMALAKEKLGDKYVLQGNMEPCRLYSKEATTQCVEAIQNVMQGEGHIFNLGHGILPDVPVENAKHFVSECQRVSKK, from the coding sequence ATGTCAAAAATTTTTGTAGACGCATGTTTAAGAAAAGAAACTCCTTATACTCCTGTATGGATGATGAGACAAGCAGGAAGATATCTTCCTGAATATATGGAAGTTAGAGCTCAAGCAGGAAGCTTCTTAAAACTTTGCCATGACCCAAAAAAAGCTTGTGAAGTAACAATTCAACCACTTGATATAGTTGGAGTTGATGCAGCTATTTTATTTAGTGATATTCTTGTTATTCCAGATGAAATGGGAATGGATTTAGAATTTATTAAAGGTTTTGGTCCAAAATTTAATGATCCATTACAAACAGAAGAAGATTTAGATAGATTAATTGGTGGGGAAGAAGCTGCTGATAAATTAACTTATGTTTATGAAACAATTAAGTTATTAAAAAAAGAGTTACCAGAAGATAAAGCTTTAATTGGATTTACAGGCGCACCTTGGACTTTAGCAACTTATATGATTGAAGGACAAGGAACTAAAACATACAATATTTGTAAAAAAATGATGTATTCAAATCCTGAGTTTTTACATAAAATCTTAAGAAAAGTAACTGATGTAGTTAAACACTATATGATTAAACAAATTGAAGCTGGTGCTGATGTTGTTCAAATCTTTGATTCATGGGCTGCTGCAATTGAACCAGGAAAATATGATGAGTTTTCTTGGAAATATATGGTTGAGATTGCAGAGTATATTAAAGAAAAATATCCAGAGATTCCAGTTATTATGTTCCCTAAAGGTGTAGCTGCATTTATCGAAAGAGGTGGAGTTTATGGAAACTTTGATGTATTTGGTGTAGACTGGGGAACACCAATGGCTCTAGCAAAAGAAAAACTTGGTGACAAGTATGTATTACAAGGAAATATGGAACCTTGTAGATTATATTCAAAAGAAGCAACAACACAATGTGTAGAAGCTATTCAAAATGTAATGCAAGGTGAAGGTCATATCTTCAATCTAGGACATGGTATTTTACCTGATGTTCCTGTTGAAAATGCAAAACACTTTGTAAGTGAGTGTCAAAGGGTTTCAAAAAAGTAA
- the gyrA gene encoding DNA gyrase subunit A yields the protein MENLFENQDIIDIKIEDSIKASYLDYSMSVIIGRALPDAKDGLKPVHRRILYAMHDLNMSSRSPYKKSARIVGDVIGKYHPHGDSSVYDALVRMAQDFSMRAPLVDGQGNFGSIDGDNAAAMRYTEARMTKVSEDILKDIDKDTVNFVPNYDDTMREPDVLPTRVPTLLLNGSEGIAVGMATKIPPHNLNELLQGVLHMIDNPETTADELMEFIQGPDFPTGGTIFGRRGIIDAYNTGRGRVKIRAKHHIETKGKKEVIVLDELPYQVNKSRLIEQIATLAKDKHIEGISEVRDESDREGIRVVIELKKDAMSEIVLNNLYKSTPMETTFGIILLAVHNKEPKVFNLPELLNVFLSHRKTVIIRRTIFDLEKAKARAHILEGLKIALDNIDEVVKIIRASANDADAKDSLQNRFGLSPIQSQAILDMRLGRLTGLQRDKLEAEYQELLALIAELEAILKSEDKLNEIIREELLEIKEKYSEERRTEIEDSYDEIDIEDLIPNEPMVVTITHNGYVKRVPIKSYEKQRRGGKGKVAVTTHEDDFIEKFFVSNTHDTLMFITNMGQLYWLKVYRIPEGSRSAKGKAVVNLINLRADEKIMAILPTSDFDESKSLAFFTRNGIIKRTSLKDFSNIRSNGVRAIVLDDADEVVTAKITTVETQNLMIFTSLGQCIRFDIEKTREQGRTTRGVRGIKFKHDTDFVVDAEIIEDDQYELLTVSEKGIGKRTTVDEYRLTNRAGSGVISMKLHQKTGNVVGAVLVDETQDLMALTSIGKMIRVDMQTIRKAGRNTSGVIIVNVDAKDKVVSIAKCPKEQDEELDIESAATMDGIDLNEFNLVDKNEEISEDQNDGLNIDNDEKGNE from the coding sequence ATGGAAAACCTTTTTGAAAATCAAGACATAATCGATATTAAGATAGAAGATAGTATCAAAGCTTCATATTTAGATTACTCTATGAGTGTTATTATTGGTAGAGCACTACCTGATGCAAAGGATGGACTAAAACCAGTTCACAGAAGAATACTTTATGCAATGCATGATTTAAATATGAGTTCAAGAAGCCCGTATAAAAAATCTGCAAGGATTGTAGGGGATGTAATTGGTAAGTACCACCCACATGGTGATAGCTCTGTTTATGATGCATTAGTAAGAATGGCACAAGATTTTTCAATGAGAGCACCATTAGTTGATGGGCAAGGAAACTTCGGTTCAATTGACGGCGATAATGCTGCTGCTATGAGGTATACAGAAGCTAGGATGACTAAAGTTTCTGAAGATATCTTAAAAGATATTGATAAAGATACAGTTAACTTTGTACCTAACTATGATGATACAATGAGAGAACCAGATGTATTACCAACAAGGGTTCCAACTCTTTTATTAAATGGTTCAGAAGGTATTGCTGTTGGTATGGCGACTAAGATTCCACCTCATAACTTAAATGAGTTATTACAAGGTGTTCTTCATATGATTGATAATCCAGAAACTACAGCTGATGAGTTAATGGAGTTTATCCAAGGTCCAGATTTCCCAACTGGTGGTACAATCTTTGGAAGAAGAGGTATTATTGACGCGTATAATACTGGACGTGGAAGAGTTAAAATTAGAGCAAAACACCACATTGAAACAAAAGGTAAAAAAGAAGTAATCGTTTTAGATGAACTTCCATACCAAGTAAATAAATCAAGACTTATTGAACAAATTGCAACACTTGCAAAAGATAAGCATATTGAAGGTATTTCAGAAGTAAGAGATGAGTCAGATAGAGAAGGTATTAGAGTTGTAATTGAACTTAAAAAAGATGCAATGAGTGAAATTGTATTAAATAACCTTTACAAATCAACTCCAATGGAAACTACCTTTGGTATTATTCTTTTAGCTGTTCATAACAAAGAGCCAAAAGTATTTAATTTACCAGAGTTGTTAAATGTATTCTTATCTCATAGAAAAACTGTAATTATTAGAAGAACAATTTTTGATTTAGAAAAAGCAAAAGCTAGAGCTCATATTTTAGAAGGTCTAAAAATTGCTTTAGATAATATTGATGAAGTTGTTAAAATTATTAGAGCTAGTGCAAATGATGCTGATGCAAAAGATAGTTTACAAAATAGATTTGGATTAAGTCCAATTCAATCACAAGCAATCTTAGATATGAGACTTGGAAGATTAACTGGTCTTCAAAGAGATAAGTTAGAAGCTGAGTATCAAGAGTTATTAGCACTTATTGCAGAACTAGAAGCTATTTTAAAATCTGAAGATAAATTAAATGAAATCATTAGAGAAGAATTATTAGAAATCAAAGAAAAATACTCTGAAGAAAGAAGAACAGAGATTGAAGACTCATATGATGAAATTGATATTGAAGATTTAATTCCAAATGAGCCAATGGTAGTTACTATTACTCATAATGGATATGTAAAAAGAGTTCCAATTAAGTCTTATGAAAAACAAAGAAGAGGTGGCAAAGGTAAAGTAGCTGTTACTACTCACGAAGATGACTTTATTGAGAAGTTCTTTGTTTCAAATACACATGATACTTTAATGTTTATTACAAATATGGGACAATTATACTGGTTAAAAGTATATAGAATTCCAGAAGGAAGTAGATCTGCTAAAGGTAAAGCAGTAGTTAACTTAATCAACTTAAGAGCTGATGAAAAAATTATGGCTATTTTACCAACATCAGATTTCGATGAGTCTAAATCTTTAGCGTTCTTTACTAGAAATGGTATTATTAAAAGAACATCATTAAAAGACTTTAGTAATATTAGATCAAATGGTGTAAGAGCTATTGTTCTTGATGATGCAGATGAAGTTGTAACAGCTAAGATTACAACTGTTGAAACTCAAAACCTAATGATTTTTACAAGTTTAGGTCAATGTATTAGATTTGATATTGAAAAAACAAGAGAGCAAGGAAGAACTACAAGAGGTGTTAGAGGTATTAAGTTTAAACATGACACTGACTTTGTAGTTGATGCTGAGATTATTGAAGATGATCAATATGAGTTATTAACAGTATCTGAAAAAGGTATTGGAAAAAGAACAACAGTAGATGAATACAGACTTACAAATAGAGCTGGTTCAGGTGTTATCTCTATGAAACTTCACCAAAAAACTGGAAATGTTGTTGGTGCAGTACTTGTTGATGAAACACAAGATTTAATGGCATTAACTTCTATTGGAAAAATGATTAGAGTTGATATGCAAACAATTAGAAAAGCTGGAAGAAATACTTCAGGTGTAATTATTGTAAATGTAGATGCAAAAGATAAAGTTGTTTCTATTGCAAAATGTCCAAAAGAACAAGATGAAGAATTAGATATTGAAAGTGCCGCTACAATGGATGGTATCGATTTAAATGAGTTTAATCTAGTAGATAAAAATGAAGAAATAAGTGAAGACCAAAACGATGGTTTAAATATTGACAATGACGAAAAAGGAAATGAATAA
- a CDS encoding radical SAM protein — MSYSNNIIFGPIPSRRFGISLGIDLSPSKKQCNFDCLYCELEKAKTVDTMTTYPSVEEVIAEVKASFEKHPKIDVITITANGEPTLYPDLERLVDELNKIKKDAKTLILSNGSTIYDEKIYKALLKIDTVKLSLDCVSEKCFKKLDRIHSGIDIQKIIDYMIRFSQETKNILVLEVLFVKTLNDKDEEIKALYEAIKKIKPHRVDIGTIDRPPAYNVKPVSFETLEKIAETFEGMNVNIAYKNRPKLQSSFSEEEIKNMLKRRPLTQEDINNMFDEDSKKLLEKLVLEQVVSLVDSSGLNFYKNL; from the coding sequence ATGTCTTATTCTAATAATATTATCTTTGGTCCTATTCCTTCAAGGAGATTTGGAATCTCTTTAGGAATAGACCTATCTCCTTCAAAAAAACAATGCAACTTTGACTGTCTATACTGTGAGCTTGAAAAAGCTAAAACAGTTGATACAATGACAACTTATCCAAGTGTTGAAGAAGTAATAGCAGAAGTAAAAGCCTCTTTTGAAAAACATCCTAAAATTGATGTTATAACTATAACTGCAAATGGTGAACCAACTTTATATCCAGATTTAGAAAGGTTGGTTGATGAACTTAATAAAATAAAAAAAGATGCAAAAACTCTTATTCTTTCAAATGGAAGTACAATCTATGATGAGAAGATTTACAAGGCACTTCTTAAAATTGATACTGTAAAGTTATCACTAGATTGTGTAAGTGAAAAGTGCTTTAAAAAACTTGATCGAATTCATAGTGGAATTGATATACAAAAGATAATTGACTATATGATTAGATTTAGTCAAGAAACTAAAAATATACTTGTATTAGAGGTTTTATTTGTAAAAACACTAAATGACAAAGATGAAGAGATAAAAGCTCTTTATGAGGCTATTAAGAAAATTAAACCACATAGAGTAGACATTGGTACTATTGATAGACCACCTGCATATAATGTAAAACCTGTGTCTTTTGAAACCTTAGAAAAAATAGCAGAAACCTTTGAAGGTATGAATGTAAATATAGCATATAAAAATAGACCAAAACTGCAATCAAGTTTTTCAGAAGAAGAAATAAAAAATATGCTAAAAAGAAGACCTCTTACACAAGAAGATATTAATAATATGTTTGATGAGGATTCAAAAAAATTATTAGAAAAATTAGTTTTAGAACAAGTAGTATCTCTTGTAGATAGCTCAGGTTTAAATTTTTATAAAAATTTGTAA
- a CDS encoding aspartate-semialdehyde dehydrogenase: MRKFNVAVVGATGAVGEELFRVLKEYNFPINKLVPLASARSAGEKIEYAGKEYTVLELTDTVFEEQEVEIAFFSAGGSVSEKFAKFAVDAGAVVIDNTSHFRMDPNVPLVVPEVNPEDIAKWRETGIIANPNCSTIQMVMSLKPLDELYGIKRVDVSTYQAVSGAGKTGMEELVKQMQDFFAFKLDESKKEAFAHQIALNVIPQIDVAQSNGFTKEEMKMINETQKILHKDVAVAATCVRVPVLRSHSESITVTFADDVDVDVNEVRESLERFENVEVIDDLENNAYPMPIISTDTDTTYVGRIRKDVYSPNVVHYFNVADQVRVGAATNAVRIAIKWVEMESNI, encoded by the coding sequence ATGAGAAAATTTAATGTAGCAGTCGTTGGTGCTACTGGTGCCGTTGGGGAAGAATTATTTAGAGTTTTAAAAGAGTATAATTTCCCTATCAATAAATTAGTTCCTCTAGCAAGTGCTAGAAGTGCTGGAGAAAAAATCGAATATGCGGGAAAAGAGTACACAGTTTTAGAATTAACTGATACTGTTTTTGAAGAGCAAGAAGTAGAGATTGCATTCTTTAGTGCTGGTGGAAGTGTATCTGAAAAATTTGCAAAATTTGCAGTTGATGCAGGTGCAGTTGTTATTGATAATACAAGCCACTTTAGAATGGATCCAAATGTTCCATTAGTAGTTCCAGAAGTAAATCCAGAAGATATTGCAAAATGGAGAGAAACAGGAATTATTGCAAACCCAAATTGTTCAACTATCCAAATGGTTATGTCATTAAAACCATTAGATGAATTATATGGAATTAAAAGAGTTGATGTATCAACTTATCAAGCAGTATCTGGTGCTGGTAAAACTGGTATGGAAGAACTTGTTAAACAAATGCAAGATTTCTTTGCTTTTAAATTAGATGAATCAAAAAAAGAAGCATTTGCTCACCAAATTGCTCTTAATGTAATACCACAAATTGATGTAGCTCAATCAAATGGTTTTACAAAAGAAGAGATGAAGATGATTAATGAAACTCAAAAGATTTTACATAAAGATGTTGCAGTTGCTGCAACTTGTGTAAGAGTTCCAGTATTAAGATCTCACTCTGAGTCTATTACAGTTACATTTGCTGATGATGTAGATGTAGATGTAAATGAAGTAAGAGAATCATTAGAAAGATTTGAAAATGTTGAAGTTATTGATGATTTAGAAAACAATGCATATCCAATGCCAATTATTTCAACTGATACAGATACTACTTATGTAGGTAGAATTAGAAAAGATGTTTACTCTCCTAATGTGGTACATTATTTTAATGTAGCTGACCAAGTAAGAGTAGGGGCAGCAACTAATGCTGTTAGAATTGCTATTAAATGGGTTGAAATGGAGAGCAATATTTAA
- a CDS encoding YdcH family protein codes for MFHEFREEITELKQSDAHFIKVFEKHNELDEEIQEMEKNLADQFEIEKKKKEKLKLKDEIYNIIVNYKKENNL; via the coding sequence ATGTTCCATGAATTTAGAGAAGAAATAACTGAATTAAAACAAAGTGATGCACACTTTATTAAAGTGTTTGAAAAACACAATGAATTAGATGAAGAAATTCAAGAAATGGAAAAAAACCTTGCTGATCAATTTGAAATTGAAAAAAAGAAAAAAGAAAAATTAAAACTAAAAGATGAAATTTATAATATTATTGTAAATTACAAAAAAGAGAACAATCTATAA
- a CDS encoding TrkA family potassium uptake protein has product MSIFKRIKKALGWEIRSAKPEYDLNPVIYSQLKPFRLPLILVQMILMIGTFGYVYIEDYSIMHAIFQSAYTFTTTGFGSLNEENFSNAGIVFTVTLMLAGFAVLTFSVGILISTISNGTLFKLIKERNMLYKIARLRRHFVIFYHNEYTAQLARQFNENHIPFVVVDPSDEIEDIAKECNYPYFVKEEPYKEDAFLKSHLSSAKGVISLSKNISNNITLIASVRLYEKELGRSPFLIISNAETQNEKIRLMKLGADKVVATPSLMAKRVSAMAIRPEMENVLEEFLYKRDTPIDMEEAFVNENSWAINREIKDLRLRDKIKVSVIGITEKKGRFIQMPKGSTIITSESKLLLVGNQKAISKAKRIISLEEKPDDL; this is encoded by the coding sequence ATGAGCATTTTTAAACGAATAAAAAAAGCTCTTGGCTGGGAGATACGTTCAGCTAAACCAGAATATGACTTAAATCCAGTCATATATTCTCAACTTAAACCTTTTAGACTACCTCTTATTTTAGTACAAATGATTTTGATGATTGGTACATTTGGTTATGTGTACATTGAAGATTATTCAATTATGCATGCTATTTTTCAATCAGCTTATACTTTTACAACTACTGGATTTGGTTCCTTAAATGAAGAAAACTTTAGTAATGCAGGAATTGTTTTTACTGTAACACTTATGTTAGCAGGATTTGCTGTACTTACTTTTTCAGTGGGTATTTTAATTAGCACGATATCAAACGGTACTCTTTTTAAGTTAATAAAGGAAAGAAATATGCTTTACAAAATTGCAAGGCTAAGAAGACATTTTGTGATTTTTTATCACAATGAATATACTGCTCAGTTAGCAAGACAGTTTAATGAAAACCATATCCCATTTGTTGTTGTTGACCCAAGTGATGAAATTGAAGATATCGCAAAAGAGTGCAACTATCCATACTTTGTAAAAGAAGAACCATACAAAGAAGATGCATTTTTAAAATCACACTTAAGTTCAGCAAAGGGAGTTATTTCATTATCAAAGAATATTTCAAACAATATTACTTTGATTGCTTCTGTTAGATTATATGAAAAAGAGTTAGGACGAAGTCCTTTCTTAATCATTTCAAATGCAGAAACACAAAATGAAAAGATTAGACTTATGAAACTTGGTGCTGATAAAGTTGTTGCAACTCCTTCACTTATGGCAAAAAGAGTTTCTGCTATGGCAATTAGACCAGAGATGGAAAATGTACTTGAAGAGTTTTTATATAAAAGAGATACTCCTATTGATATGGAAGAAGCTTTTGTAAATGAAAACTCTTGGGCAATAAATAGAGAGATTAAAGATTTAAGATTAAGGGATAAAATCAAAGTATCTGTTATTGGAATTACAGAGAAAAAAGGTAGATTTATCCAAATGCCAAAGGGGTCTACTATAATTACATCAGAATCAAAATTACTTTTAGTAGGGAATCAAAAAGCAATCTCAAAAGCAAAAAGAATTATCTCTTTAGAAGAAAAACCAGACGACTTATAA
- a CDS encoding YqhA family protein, with product MIEKLFENSLWGSRFIVLLAVIFGLIGAIILFIVASVDIYEVAKYVYITFSTGAHPENFHEDIVANIIGAVDLYLIAVVMLIFSFGLYELFISKIDAAEKAHEDASTILAIHSLDQLKDKIAKVIVMVLVVNFFQRVIHTDFKTPLEMMYFALSITALAVGLYFIGKVQKH from the coding sequence ATGATAGAGAAACTATTCGAAAATTCACTGTGGGGAAGTAGATTTATTGTACTTCTTGCAGTGATTTTTGGATTAATCGGAGCTATAATACTTTTTATAGTTGCAAGTGTAGATATATATGAAGTTGCAAAGTATGTATATATAACATTTTCAACCGGTGCACATCCTGAAAATTTCCATGAAGATATAGTAGCAAATATTATAGGAGCAGTTGATTTATACTTAATTGCTGTTGTAATGCTGATTTTTTCTTTTGGATTATATGAACTTTTTATCTCAAAAATAGATGCAGCAGAGAAAGCTCATGAAGATGCAAGTACTATTTTAGCAATACATTCATTGGATCAATTAAAAGATAAAATAGCTAAAGTAATAGTTATGGTTTTAGTTGTGAACTTTTTTCAAAGAGTAATTCATACTGACTTTAAGACTCCACTTGAAATGATGTATTTTGCACTATCTATTACTGCTTTAGCAGTAGGACTTTACTTTATCGGTAAGGTACAAAAACACTAA